Proteins found in one Flavobacterium channae genomic segment:
- the hisG gene encoding ATP phosphoribosyltransferase, whose translation MNTLKIAIQKSGRLHDESIQILKDCGISVYNGNDQLKVTASNFPLEVYYLRNSDIPQYLIDGVVDIAIVGDNLLVEKGQNIQIAEKLGFSKCKVSVAVPKNFNYNSIQDLNGLRVATSYPKTVVDYFSSKGISVDIHQISGSVEIAPNIGLSDAIVDIVSSGSTLFKNGLKEVEVILKSEAVLAVSPQISEEAKQVLSKLQFRIQSVLQSRKSKYILMNVPNDKISEISKILPVLKSPTVMPLAEDGWSSVHSVIDEDQFWEVIDQLKEAGAEGILVCPIEKMVL comes from the coding sequence ATGAACACGTTAAAAATTGCTATTCAAAAATCAGGTCGACTTCACGATGAAAGTATCCAAATCTTAAAAGATTGCGGAATTTCAGTGTATAATGGTAATGACCAATTAAAAGTTACCGCTTCCAATTTTCCTTTAGAAGTGTATTATTTACGTAATTCCGATATTCCACAATATTTGATTGATGGTGTAGTTGATATTGCTATTGTTGGTGATAATCTTCTAGTTGAAAAAGGGCAAAATATTCAAATTGCTGAGAAATTAGGATTTTCAAAATGCAAAGTTTCGGTAGCGGTTCCAAAGAATTTCAACTACAATTCCATTCAAGATTTAAACGGATTACGAGTAGCTACTTCTTATCCAAAAACCGTAGTAGATTATTTTTCTTCTAAAGGAATTTCCGTAGATATTCACCAAATTTCAGGCTCGGTTGAAATTGCACCAAATATCGGACTTTCTGATGCGATTGTAGATATCGTTTCCAGCGGAAGTACCTTATTTAAAAACGGTTTAAAAGAAGTCGAAGTGATTCTAAAAAGCGAAGCCGTATTAGCTGTTTCTCCTCAAATTTCGGAAGAAGCCAAACAAGTTTTATCCAAATTACAATTTAGAATCCAATCGGTTTTGCAATCAAGAAAATCAAAATATATTTTGATGAATGTACCCAATGATAAAATTTCAGAAATCAGCAAAATTCTCCCTGTTTTAAAAAGTCCAACAGTTATGCCTTTAGCAGAAGATGGTTGGAGTAGCGTACATTCTGTTATCGATGAAGATCAATTTTGGGAAGTCATAGATCAGTTAAAAGAAGCTGGAGCCGAAGGTATTTTAGTTTGTCCAATTGAAAAAATGGTCCTTTAA